In Gemmata obscuriglobus, a single genomic region encodes these proteins:
- a CDS encoding DEAD/DEAH box helicase — MSSGKMYELAITPQGHLLVREEPSEASDPKLPKGLLDAYRESPAGGMLRSASEDAEAVLPPSFEFARSIARLYLTALCRVAPAEVGATVPELPPPAGDLDRAVLQAPPMTGLEYLTPAALSDWWRELDTLVRGEIERHPGGAHGYLRERNPQWRFVGRVTFHLAENKRNPDYPFAFLATFANGLTPQGKVRHEPLGQALQQYAGEQNRAAMLNLLLPVSRAAESSELVRRLVDSGEIYRPLAWSPREAYAFLRAIPLFESNGLIVRVPDWWSAQKPPRPRVSVKVDSKNATGIGVDAMLQFSVGVSLDGEALGPDEIAQLLESSGGLVPLKGKWVEVDREKLQEALKHWKEVERDVRYEGISFFEGMRLLSGANIVKEDGGEHPAADREWSGLTAGPGLDAILEGLRSPDAQREPAPPGLKAELRPYQRAGYGWLRFATRLGLGACLADDMGLGKTIQVIALLLDLKRDGRNKASLLVVPASLIANWKSELAKFAPSLSFAVAHPSETGATDEEIASAADSLDLVVTTYGMLVRQDWMKRHNWRLAILDEAQAIKNSGTKQTRAAKELTADGRIAMTGTPVENRLSDLWSLFDFLNPGLLGTAKQFGSFVKRLQSAPTPSFEPLRNLVRPYILRRLKTDKRVISDLPDKTEVKAYCGLSKHQAALYQHAVDDLARQLEGTDGIQRRGIVLAQLMRLKQICNHPAQVAGTGDYAADRSGKFRRLAEIAEEIASRQEKVLVFTQFREIADPLAEFLATLFGRSGLVLHGGTSVKKRKEFVDQFQREDGPPFFVLSLKAGGTGLNLTAAAHVVHFDRWWNPAIENQATDRAFRIGQKKNVLVHKFICRGTVEERIDEMIARKSRVADEAIGGSDSGEVLLTEMDNDTLLQFVKLDLHQASDG, encoded by the coding sequence GTGAGTAGCGGCAAGATGTACGAGCTGGCGATCACACCACAAGGTCACCTTCTCGTTCGGGAAGAGCCGTCCGAAGCGTCGGATCCGAAGCTCCCGAAAGGGTTACTGGACGCCTACCGCGAGAGCCCGGCCGGCGGGATGCTCCGCTCCGCGAGTGAAGACGCGGAGGCCGTGCTGCCCCCGTCCTTCGAGTTCGCACGATCGATTGCCCGGCTCTACCTGACGGCGCTCTGCAGAGTTGCTCCCGCGGAAGTCGGCGCGACGGTGCCCGAGCTCCCGCCCCCCGCGGGCGACCTGGACCGGGCCGTTCTTCAGGCCCCGCCCATGACCGGGCTGGAGTACCTGACGCCGGCCGCCCTTTCCGACTGGTGGCGCGAGCTCGACACGCTTGTTCGCGGCGAGATCGAACGGCACCCGGGCGGCGCGCACGGCTACCTGCGCGAGCGCAACCCCCAATGGCGGTTCGTCGGCCGGGTCACGTTCCACCTCGCGGAGAACAAACGGAACCCGGACTACCCGTTTGCCTTCCTGGCGACGTTCGCGAACGGCCTGACGCCGCAAGGTAAGGTGCGGCACGAGCCGCTGGGCCAGGCCCTTCAGCAGTACGCCGGGGAGCAGAACCGCGCGGCGATGCTGAACCTGCTGCTCCCGGTCTCTCGGGCCGCGGAGTCCTCGGAACTGGTGCGGCGGCTCGTCGACTCCGGGGAGATCTACCGCCCGCTCGCGTGGTCGCCGCGCGAGGCGTACGCGTTCCTCCGGGCGATCCCGCTTTTCGAGTCGAACGGGTTGATCGTTCGGGTGCCGGACTGGTGGAGCGCTCAGAAACCGCCCCGCCCCCGTGTCAGCGTGAAGGTCGATTCGAAAAATGCCACCGGCATCGGCGTCGATGCCATGCTGCAATTTTCTGTCGGCGTGAGCCTCGACGGGGAAGCGCTCGGCCCGGACGAGATCGCCCAGTTGCTCGAATCCAGCGGGGGGCTGGTCCCGTTAAAAGGGAAGTGGGTCGAGGTGGATCGGGAGAAGTTGCAAGAAGCGCTGAAGCACTGGAAGGAGGTCGAGCGGGACGTTCGTTACGAGGGGATTTCGTTCTTCGAGGGCATGCGGCTCCTGTCCGGGGCGAACATCGTCAAAGAGGACGGCGGCGAGCACCCGGCGGCGGACCGCGAGTGGTCCGGCCTGACCGCCGGCCCCGGGTTGGACGCGATCCTCGAAGGGCTGCGCTCTCCGGACGCTCAACGGGAACCGGCCCCGCCCGGCCTGAAGGCCGAACTCCGCCCGTACCAGCGGGCCGGCTACGGGTGGCTGCGCTTCGCCACCCGCCTGGGGTTGGGCGCGTGCCTGGCCGACGATATGGGGCTCGGCAAAACGATCCAGGTGATCGCGCTGCTGCTCGACCTGAAGCGCGACGGGCGGAACAAGGCGAGCCTCCTGGTCGTGCCGGCGTCGCTGATCGCGAACTGGAAATCGGAACTGGCAAAGTTCGCGCCGTCGCTCTCCTTCGCCGTGGCGCACCCCTCGGAGACGGGCGCCACGGACGAGGAAATCGCGTCCGCCGCGGATTCGCTCGATCTGGTTGTGACCACTTACGGAATGCTGGTTCGCCAAGACTGGATGAAGCGGCACAACTGGCGGTTGGCGATTCTCGACGAGGCCCAGGCGATCAAGAACTCCGGCACGAAGCAGACCCGCGCGGCGAAGGAGCTGACGGCCGACGGCCGGATCGCGATGACCGGCACGCCGGTCGAGAACCGCCTCTCGGACCTGTGGTCGCTTTTCGACTTCTTGAACCCCGGCCTCCTGGGCACGGCCAAGCAGTTCGGCTCGTTCGTCAAGCGGCTGCAAAGCGCCCCGACGCCCTCGTTCGAGCCGCTGCGCAATCTGGTGCGGCCGTACATCCTCCGGCGGCTCAAGACCGACAAGCGGGTGATCTCCGACCTGCCGGACAAGACGGAGGTGAAAGCCTACTGCGGGCTGAGTAAGCACCAAGCGGCCCTCTACCAGCACGCGGTGGATGACCTCGCCCGGCAGTTGGAAGGCACCGACGGCATCCAGCGCCGCGGCATCGTTCTGGCGCAACTGATGCGGCTGAAGCAGATCTGCAACCACCCGGCCCAGGTGGCCGGCACGGGCGACTACGCCGCCGACCGGAGCGGCAAGTTCCGCCGGCTGGCGGAGATCGCCGAGGAGATCGCTTCCCGACAAGAGAAGGTGCTCGTCTTCACGCAGTTCCGGGAGATCGCGGACCCGCTGGCGGAGTTCCTCGCCACGCTCTTCGGCCGGTCCGGGCTGGTGCTCCACGGGGGAACGAGCGTAAAAAAGCGAAAGGAGTTCGTCGACCAGTTCCAGCGCGAGGACGGGCCGCCGTTCTTCGTGCTGTCGCTGAAGGCGGGCGGCACCGGCCTGAACCTGACGGCCGCCGCGCACGTGGTCCACTTCGACCGCTGGTGGAACCCGGCCATCGAGAACCAGGCCACCGACCGCGCCTTCCGGATCGGCCAGAAGAAGAACGTCCTGGTCCACAAGTTCATCTGCCGGGGGACGGTGGAGGAGCGGATCGACGAGATGATCGCCCGGAAGAGCCGGGTCGCCGACGAGGCCATCGGCGGGAGCGACAGCGGGGAAGTCTTGTTGACCGAAATGGACAATGATACGCTGTTACAATTCGTAAAGCTGGATCTGCACCAAGCGTCCGACGGCTGA
- a CDS encoding SDR family oxidoreductase produces the protein MSQEAPRSAIVTGASRGIGKAIALRLAADGFAVTVNYAGSRAAAEAVAAQITAAGGRAIAVGADVSKTDEVARLFDESVRAWGRVDALVNNAGALLTKPVAEITDEEFDRLFAVNVRGTFLCCRQAARRMADGGRIVNLSSSTTAMMLPGYAAYCATKGAVEQLSHVLAKELGPRGITVNVVSPGPTDTELFGQGKTEEQKQFYARMAALGRLGTPEDIAGVVAALVGPDGRWVSGQNVRANGGLI, from the coding sequence ATGAGCCAAGAAGCACCCCGTTCAGCTATCGTGACCGGCGCGTCACGCGGCATCGGTAAGGCGATCGCGTTACGGCTCGCCGCCGACGGGTTCGCTGTGACCGTTAATTACGCCGGGAGCCGCGCTGCCGCTGAAGCGGTTGCCGCCCAGATCACCGCGGCCGGTGGTCGAGCGATCGCGGTCGGGGCCGACGTGTCGAAGACCGACGAGGTGGCGCGGCTGTTCGACGAGAGCGTGCGCGCGTGGGGGCGGGTCGACGCGCTCGTGAACAACGCCGGGGCGCTGCTGACCAAGCCCGTGGCCGAGATCACGGACGAAGAGTTCGACCGGTTGTTCGCGGTGAACGTGCGCGGCACGTTCCTGTGCTGCCGGCAGGCCGCCCGGCGTATGGCCGACGGCGGCCGGATCGTTAACCTGTCGTCGTCCACCACGGCCATGATGCTGCCCGGCTACGCGGCGTACTGTGCGACCAAGGGGGCGGTCGAGCAACTGAGCCACGTGCTGGCCAAGGAACTCGGGCCGCGCGGCATCACGGTCAACGTGGTTTCGCCGGGGCCGACCGACACCGAACTGTTTGGCCAGGGCAAGACCGAGGAACAGAAGCAGTTCTACGCCCGGATGGCGGCGCTGGGGCGGTTGGGCACCCCGGAAGACATCGCGGGGGTGGTCGCCGCGCTGGTCGGGCCGGACGGCCGGTGGGTGAGCGGCCAGAACGTCCGGGCCAACGGCGGGCTGATTTGA